The Ascochyta rabiei chromosome 5, complete sequence genome has a segment encoding these proteins:
- a CDS encoding Lysine--tRNA ligase: MSRPALHFLRPYFYRGAHSLKPQHAQAYLSVQRRLKHIAADAFTGPHDVEKQKRLDQLKHIKPLGDYHPQLVYPADAEVLSLRDFNAKFADIRETQAENVSVFGRVRSVRLLGSKLMFLDIERDTQRLQIMVERKKLDQDDSEELFKSLKKVARIGDWVSVEGNPTRTSSGQLSVLASKVPHILAPCLHHIPKKVDNAETLARRPHIHSLTSDEPADTLRLRALIYDYIRTSLIQGGFLEVETPMFDVNAGGAIARPFETVANEMSNMPIRLRIAPELNLKRLIVGGQDKIFEIGRAFRNEGVDNTHNPEFSTCEFYEVGATLPQLIERTEHLIYNLHSAIDSLRSTYFPTLSAPEEIDFSHPFAQLPFIPTIEKASGRTLPDLTSPTATSDIISLFNELSLPIPPNPTLPRLLDNLAETYIEPHCQNPTFITHHPEALSPLSKSFVCPTTSQRVAARVELFIAGREYVNAYEEENSPFEQRRKFVQQQEFHAEGEGAIDESYLEALEWGMPPTGGWGCGLDRLVMLFASKKRIADVLPFGTLRNVVSIAKTR; encoded by the exons ATGAGCAGACCCGCACTCCATTTCCTCCGCCCATACTTCTACCGAGGCGCGCACTCCCTCAAGCCACAGCATGCTCAGGCGTATTTATCTGTGCAACGGCGCTTGAAGCACATCGCTGCCGATGCTTTCACCGGCCCACACGACGTCGAGAAGCAGAAGAGGCTCGATCAGCTGAAGCACATCAAGCCACTGGGCGACTACCATCCACAGTTGGTCTACCCTGCGGATGCTGAAGTCCTCTCTCTTCGAGACTTCAATGCAAAATTTGCAGACATCCGAGAAACGCAGGCTGAAAATGTCTCCGTGTTCG GAAGGGTTCGCTCGGTGCGGCTACTCGGGTCCAAGCTGATGTTCCTCGACATTGAGCGTGACACTCAGCGACTGCAGATCATGGTGGAGCGGAAGAAGCTCGACCAGGATGATTCTGAAGAGCTGTTCAAGAGTCTGAAGAAGGTCGCAAGGATCGGGGACTGGGTCT CTGTTGAAGGAAATCCCACGAGGACGTCGTCGGGCCAGTTGTCTGTTCTCGCCTCAAAAGTGCCTCACATCCTTGCGCCCTGTCTTCATCATATTCCTAAAAAAGTCGACAATGCTGAAACGCTTGCTCGACGCCCTCACATTCACTCTCTCACGAGCGATGAACCAGCCGATACCCTCCGACTTCGAGCGCTGATCTATGATTACATACGGACGTCGTTGATACAAGGCGGGTTTCTAGAAGTAGAGACGCCGATGTTCGACGTCAACGCTGGAGGGGCTATTGCGCGACCTTTCGAGACCGTCGCAAACGAGATGTCCAACATGCCCATCAGACTCAGGATAGCACCTGAGCTAAACCTCAAGCGCTTGATCGTTGGCGGCCAGGACAAGATCTTCGAAATCGGACGTGCATTCAGAAACGAAGGCGTCGACAACACCCACAACCCAGAGTTTTCCACGTGCGAGTTCTACGAGGTCGGCGCGACCCTTCCGCAGTTGATCGAACGGACGGAGCACCTCATCTACAACCTCCACAGCGCCATCGACTCCCTCCGATCAACCTACTTCCCCACTCTGTCCGCCCCTGAGGAGATCGACTTCTCGCACCCCTTCGCCCAGCTCCCCTTCATCCCCACGATTGAAAAAGCCAGCGGCCGCACACTGCCCGACCTCACCTCCCCAACCGCCACCTCCGACATCATCTCCCTATTCAATGAGCTCTCTCTCCCCATCCCACCCAACCCCACGCTCCCGCGCCTCCTCGACAACCTCGCAGAGACATACATTGAGCCGCACTGCCAGAACCCCACGTTCATAACGCACCACCCGGAAGCTCTCTCGCCGCTCTCCAAATCCTTCGTGTGCCCCACCACCTCGCAGCGCGTAGCCGCGCGCGTCGAGCTCTTCATCGCGGGGCGCGAATACGTCAACGCGTACGAGGAGGAGAACTCGCCGTTTGAGCAACGCCGCAAGTTCGTGCAGCAGCAGGAGTTCCATGCCGAGGGCGAAGGGGCCATCGACGAGAGCTATCTCGAGGCGCTGGAGTGGGGGATGCCGCCGACGGGTGGTTGGGGATGCGGGCTGGATAGACTGGTGATGCTGTTTGCGAGCAAGAAGAGGATTGCTGATGTGTTGCCGTTTGGGACGTTGCGCAATGTAGTTAGTATTGCGAAGACTAGGTAA